From Zea mays cultivar B73 chromosome 3, Zm-B73-REFERENCE-NAM-5.0, whole genome shotgun sequence:
ctgagaaccgccgtcgtcatggacgcacgcggggagccatcattacttgttaccggggcgagcctggatgggacgccaatcttgttcccccatagcctaagctagctaggggtagggtaatgatgtatcttctgtggcgtggtcggtccgagcccaaggtcgggcgaggcggagactcctcctgaggccgaggtcgggcgaggatgcgattcctcccgaggtcgaggttgaggctgagccctggggtcgggcgaggcggagaccaccttccaaggtcgagggtgaggtcgagccctggggtcgggcgaggcagagaccaccttccgaggctgagggcgaggccgagccctggggtcgggcgaggcggtggccACCTTTCCGAGGTTGAgggtgaggccgagccctggggtcaggcgaggcggggacctcctcctgaggccaaggcccaaggtcgggagaggcggagcttcctgttgcgcctgaggctggacttagctattgtcagccttaccctggcgagtggcacagcagtcggagaggggcgagcggcgttgttttcctgtcaggtcggtcagtggaagggcgaagtgactgcggtcacttcgaccttgccgactgaggcgcgtgtgtcaggataaggtgtcaggcgatcctcgcattgaatgcgcatgcgatgcggtcggttggtgaggcgatttggccaaggttgcttcacaacaaagcctgtccgagctgggcttcgggcgagttgagggcgcgcccgttgcttgaggaggccctcgggcgaggcgtgaatttgcctggactactgttcccgtccgaggctaggctcgggcgaggcgagatcacgtCCCTTGAGTATACGAAGCCTTGTCcttaattgcgcccatcagtctctgcagcttgtgctgatggcgattaccagccgtgtttaggagtgttgggggtacccctaattacggtacccgacacccaatatacgcagcgaagcaaatcagcggtccaacaaccataggcaaggttggggacagacgtaactcttacccggtcagcgatctccttttctgaaaaacaacaaataagcaagggtgagtacatacgtactcagcagcccaccttcacccacggaatggggaaattagatataatgcatggagtatgtAGAGCTCATGATATTTTTGCAGAAagagcaatatttgatgcagggttattttgtaaaacattttatatttttcaaagcgcatcctctctcaaaggagcaagaagtttttcaatatagaacaaaataccCTGGACAAAACCATCCAGGCATCTCAGCAGTTtctcactggttttcattttcaacaatagctactggacttcccgtccaccatagctcatggctcaaccgcggaccttttaaaaccacttttcaaaagcatttttggaaaacaaaacactaattgtcaaatccatgccatgACTCTTCCATATCTTAGGatgcggactattcgaataggattttaaactctgcgcagaggtgtacactttatccACTAGTCCAGTTTCTGCAGTCTCATCGTTgtgagatccgaatgccgaatctctctctttccttgcacgtcattaccttagcgattataccggaaggaacaaggccaccaccatgcccaaaccggacaaaacattccccttccttatcctcccggtgctccccagccatcataaccctggggttcggaccgtacaagttcagattgagtgactgcccatacagtctcaagtggttgtacttgataagagtatagataaggagtgatgacaaaccggtccttaggtgagagggacaatccttcatgctcacacctaaaccatctgagccatcaccttaggccgtcccctaaaccagggagtccgtgatcatcccactcaagggtgataagggtgacaacccttcatcataccaattttgaaaaacattttcttttgaaaactcacatcttttctcaaatcatttgtaacaaaggtgtcaaggagtataaagattaaTTGCGGCAAAGTTCCAAGgctaggtggccataataacttgtctcaaaatcatatcacgcATAAAATAAcatgctgagggttgtggttgaaaaagcataggtaatttatgcatcaaagtgatccagtgagcttgtcgtgcttaaccggcgaaagggtgagagctcgcggaactgacttctggctccaccgtctagcgtagacttgtagatctggccttcacgagacggcacgaacgctctgataactatgcaacatgaacaagcaaacatacaaaccaacaagtatatcaacaaatatttagtatagtggtctgaatggcgatatatggatgggtagagtcttgagcagaatctgtgtcatgtgatgttgtgatattactggtggtggagtggaggtgcttaccaagAGGGTGGATTGAACGTAAAGCGACACTATGCGCATAGCCGGCAGAGCGggataactgagtgggtgggggtttgccttggctgagggtgttgagtgtgtggagatgGAGAGGGTAACTGGGTCTATTTATAGCTAGGCGTATCCGCGTATGTGGTGTAGTACAGTAGAGTTCACTTTTGGTGAGAATAGCGACGAATGAATCATCTGAATTAGTCCGAACAGggaaattataggcagaatatgagacaagaatattttgggagttttctggaatatgaaccatgcttaagggatgatatggttggatagggaatagtttgataataatttagaaacaagaattattggaatctgagtttggaagcgtgGTTCaaaagaatctcaaagttaagcgtgctcgacttggagaaatctgggatgggtgactagatgagaagttcttactggaaggaaaatcacagtcaccagagttcgtatgactggaatattggtctggcaggtcttaggtgagCTAGACACCATGATGGATGAGCAGTTAAAATTTGGGGTGatcagatgatcgatgaatagtagcgATGGATAGTGATGGTGAAATAGTAACGGCAGATAtcgacgatgaatagtaatggtaaatagtaacaatgtatagtaacgatgatgaatagtagcgATGAATAGtactggtgaatagtcgtatgaccgAACGATGAATAGAgattatgaacgaacgatgaacgatgaatagggactatgaacgaacgatgaacgatgaatatggactatgaacgatgaatatggactatgaatgaacgatgaacgatgaatagggactatgaacgaacgatgaacgatgaatacggaatatgaacgaacgatgaataattcgtatgaacgaacgatgaacgatgaatacggactatgaacgaacgatgaacgatgaatacacACCATGAATGAACGATGCACGATGAATAAGGActttgaacgaacgatgaatagttcgtatgaataaatgatgaacgatgaatagagacTTTGAACGAACGACgaacgatgaatatgaactatgaacgaacgaacagacgaacgatcgaatgatcggacgaatgagcgatcggaatttcggcagcataacgactggacaaagattatttggatgaacggacGGAGCTAGAGTTGGTGGAGTGGAGACATTTCGCCGAAGTTCCGTGTGAGACTAAACACTTTATTTCACCAGCATTTTGTCCATGCCTTAGGATTTTTTTGTCCTAATTAAATAAAATTGGGCCAGGCCCAACTAAAATCCAACATCATGTTCTTTTAACATAAGCGAAGTATTTTTTATACTTGTAAAGTTTCAAGAATTGCAGATTCACAGCTCGGCTTTTTTTGTGTAGACGTATCGATTTGCAAAATGCAAGAAGACGGCTACCTCCAGAGCCGCGAGCCCTGCCAGGAGCCAGTAGAAGTAGTCGAGGTGGGCTCGGTTGAGATTGTCAGAGAACCAGCTCTCCCCTTTGACCCTCGTCGCCCAGTCGATGACGGACACAAGCATGCTGCTGGCGTAGCTTCCCACCCCAAAGATGCTCAGGCACAGCGCGAGACCGACGCTGCGGAGAGCGTCGGGCATCTGGTCGTAGAAGAACTCCTCGAGGCCAACCATACCCAGCACCGCGGCAAGGCCCATGAGAACGTACTGCGGAATCATCCACCACAGGCTCATCGGCAGAGCCACGTCCGGCCGGTCGACCAGGCCCGCGTCTCTGGCCACGCGGAGCCGCCTGACTTCCACCAGCGCCGCGACGGCCATGGCGACACAGGACGTGGCCATGCTGGCGCCGATGCGCTGGAGCATCGTGATGCCCGAGGCGTGCCCTGTGAGGCGCCTCGCCAAGGGCACAATGACGCGGTCGTATAAGGGGATCATGACGATGAAGGTGACGTCGATCAAGCACTGGAGCGCCGCGGGCGGCACGACGAGACCCGTCTCCGTGCCAAGGTGCCTGTCCAATGTGCTGGCTTGCTTGGTGAACAGAGTGGACGTCTGCGAGTAGATGGCTGCGAAGACTAAGCTCGTCAACCATATCGGGAGCAGCTTAGCTATGAGTCCGCCCTCACCCTCAGGTTGTGGAGCTAGAAGCAGCCTGCACAATCAATAAGCTTCGTCAGGACTCAGGACAAGACCCCTCTGTCTGTGATGTAGACGTACACGTAGCTGCAATACAACAGAACCGTGTTTGCTCGTGTTCACCTTTCATCAGTTGGAGTGGTGCCACTCCGACGGAAGACCCTCGCGACCCACGCCTGCACGCCATCGATGGGTTGCTTGGCGGCACGGTACGTTCGCGTGCCAAGTAAGAAGACGACAAGGCATAGCACCATGGCGGTCCAGCACGCGCCGAACCCCAAGGTCCAGCCGGCGTTGTCCTGGACGTAGCTCAGCCCAGCCGTCGCGATGGCGTAGCCCCAGGACATGGAGAAGTGGAACCAGTTGAAGTATGAGCTCCGGAGTGTGGGCGCGCTGAGGTCGTCGATGTCGCTAGGCGTGAACTGGTCTGCTCCGAAGGCTTCCCCGCATGGCCCAAAAAAGCCTTGCGCCAGAGCCAGCAGGTAGAGCGCGACATAGAAGAGGGTGAGCCGGGCAGGAGACGGCGACGGCGGCGAGCTCGCGGTTAGCATCATGGATGAGGCTGTTAGCATTCCCAAGCTCTGTAATCATTGAAGTACATTGTAGAAGAGTGTCAAGGTGAATTGCCAAACATGGTTGCAATTGCTTGCCTATGAGGATATGACTATGAGTACCATATTCAGGATGTGATCCTAGAGTAGGAATTTCCTAGTTCGTGGGCGTGAAAGTACAAATTCCGACATGAGAACAAGTGACATCTCTTATCTTCTTGCTATTCAATTTTAAGTAGCAAGGGAATTCCTCCCTTATGGATCCCCTTTAATTCACTTATCACCAAACCAgtcctaagagcaactccaatagttctcgAAAGAACTTCTTAAATTGATGATTTAGAGAAATAGTAGTAAATCTGCTCTCCAATAGCTCCTGAAATGAACTTAATAAATTTATCAAGTTTCTATCCTATCTTATTTTGTCAATACATTTAG
This genomic window contains:
- the LOC100281208 gene encoding POT family protein, whose protein sequence is MGFFERIGFVGVSANLITYLTGPLGMSTAAAAAGVNAWSGTVQVLPLVGALVADSRLGRYRAILAACVLYLLSLGMLTASSMMLTASSPPSPSPARLTLFYVALYLLALAQGFFGPCGEAFGADQFTPSDIDDLSAPTLRSSYFNWFHFSMSWGYAIATAGLSYVQDNAGWTLGFGACWTAMVLCLVVFLLGTRTYRAAKQPIDGVQAWVARVFRRSGTTPTDERLLLAPQPEGEGGLIAKLLPIWLTSLVFAAIYSQTSTLFTKQASTLDRHLGTETGLVVPPAALQCLIDVTFIVMIPLYDRVIVPLARRLTGHASGITMLQRIGASMATSCVAMAVAALVEVRRLRVARDAGLVDRPDVALPMSLWWMIPQYVLMGLAAVLGMVGLEEFFYDQMPDALRSVGLALCLSIFGVGSYASSMLVSVIDWATRVKGESWFSDNLNRAHLDYFYWLLAGLAALEVAVFLHFANRYVYTKKAEL
- the LOC100281208 gene encoding POT family protein isoform X1; protein product: MESGGAGELLSGPAGSPVTSKPGGGRGGWRAALFIIVMGFFERIGFVGVSANLITYLTGPLGMSTAAAAAGVNAWSGTVQVLPLVGALVADSRLGRYRAILAACVLYLLSLGMLTASSMMLTASSPPSPSPARLTLFYVALYLLALAQGFFGPCGEAFGADQFTPSDIDDLSAPTLRSSYFNWFHFSMSWGYAIATAGLSYVQDNAGWTLGFGACWTAMVLCLVVFLLGTRTYRAAKQPIDGVQAWVARVFRRSGTTPTDERLLLAPQPEGEGGLIAKLLPIWLTSLVFAAIYSQTSTLFTKQASTLDRHLGTETGLVVPPAALQCLIDVTFIVMIPLYDRVIVPLARRLTGHASGITMLQRIGASMATSCVAMAVAALVEVRRLRVARDAGLVDRPDVALPMSLWWMIPQYVLMGLAAVLGMVGLEEFFYDQMPDALRSVGLALCLSIFGVGSYASSMLVSVIDWATRVKGESWFSDNLNRAHLDYFYWLLAGLAALEVAVFLHFANRYVYTKKAEL